GGGTTTGCCCTCGCCGCGGTCCATCGTCACACCGACGTAGAGTTCGTCGACGAAGTCCACGGCTTCCTCTACGAGGACGCTCTCTACGGTGTACCCTTTGAGGTCCATGCCGAGGATGTCGTCGGCTGCCGCTCGCGCCTCGTCCTCGTCGGATACGAGTTTGATGCCTCCGGCCTTGCCACGTCCGCCCACGTGGACCTGCGCCTTTACAGCGACGGGATATCCAAGCGACTCTGCAGCCTCGACAACCTCGTCTACGGTGGTTGCGAGCTGGGAGTCCGGCGTTGGAATCCCCGCGTTTGCGAAGATGTCCTTCGCTTGATACTCGTGCAGCTTCATACGTATATTACCGTGTGAACACGTCGCTTAAATCCCTTTCATTCGGACTCCCGGTTCTTGCCGCTACCAGTCCCCGTGTGGCAATATCTGCGGGGATTGCCAGCACGAGACACACTACCGTCGCCATCGAATCTCCGACAGGCGTACGCTTTTGCGGAGGGCGGCCGTCAACTCGGCCATGCGCGCCGTACGGTATCACGAACACGGTGGAACAGACGTACTCACCACAGAGGAACTGATGCGCCCGGAACCGGCAGCAAACGAACTGCTGGTCGCGGTTCACGCGGCCGGAATCAACCCCGTCGACACCTACTTCCGCGAGGGATCGTACAAACCCGCCACGCTCCCGTGGATTCCCGGCTCCGACGTCGCCGGCGTCGTTTCCGCCGTCGGGGACGACGTGACTGAATTCAAGGCAGGCGACGAAATCTACGCGACCGGTCTCGGGAACGACCACCCCGGAACCTGCGCCGAGTACGCCACGGTTCCCGTCGAACTGGCCGCGAGTCTTCCCGACTCGGTCAGCTTCGAGCAGGCCGCCGCCGGGGCACTCGTCGGCGTCACCGCCTGGCAGTCGCTCATCGCGACAGCGAATCTCCAGCCAGCCGAGACGGTGCTCATCCACGGCGGGAGCGGCGGCGTTGGTCACATGGCCGTCCAGATTGCGAACGCGACCGGCGCGACGGTGGT
This sequence is a window from Haladaptatus sp. QDMS2. Protein-coding genes within it:
- a CDS encoding NADPH:quinone reductase, with the translated sequence MRAVRYHEHGGTDVLTTEELMRPEPAANELLVAVHAAGINPVDTYFREGSYKPATLPWIPGSDVAGVVSAVGDDVTEFKAGDEIYATGLGNDHPGTCAEYATVPVELAASLPDSVSFEQAAAGALVGVTAWQSLIATANLQPAETVLIHGGSGGVGHMAVQIANATGATVVTTASPKYHDDLDAMGADVVLDYARDDLEDAIEEVGKPDVILDHRLDEYLPLDCAVAAKGCRIVAIGNEDQEATFPSVPAARAKTLSVHHVSMFNTPDIGDVLSRLATLMEAGALTPRVHQTYDLAEVGAAHDDVLAESFLGKLVVTP